In the genome of Magnolia sinica isolate HGM2019 chromosome 2, MsV1, whole genome shotgun sequence, one region contains:
- the LOC131237326 gene encoding peroxidase 12-like → MCLEVMASLSLLIFLFSSILFLSSSSHAQTSPPLVQGLSFTFYRSSCPNVETIVRNELRKVYNADIGQAAGVLRIHFHDCFVQGCDASLLLDGSASGPSEKNAPPNLTLRPQAFKIINDLRAAIEKSCRQVVSCADIVALAARDSIFLAGGPNYRVPLGRRDGLSFATRDATLDNLPGPLSNASELLDALSKKNLDATDLVALSGTHTIGISHCTSFENRLYPTQDPTLDQTFARRLYNRCPALNSTNTTNLDLRSPNVFDNKYYVDLMNRQGLLTSDQTLYTDRRTRPIVTSFAVNQTLFFEKVSLAMVKMGQMSVLTGTQGEIRTNCSALNPVRTILSTVVDGNDGTNAAF, encoded by the exons ATGTGCTTAGAAGTAATGGCTTCCTTGTCtctcctcatcttcctcttctcCTCCATCCTTTTCCTATCATCCTCTTCACATGCCCAAACCTCTCCTCCTTTAGTCCAAGGACTCTCATTCACTTTCTACAGATCCAGCTGCCCGAACGTAGAAACAATTGTCCGAAATGAGCTCCGGAAAGTGTACAACGCTGACATCGGTCAGGCTGCCGGTGTACTTCGTATCCACTTCCACGACTGCTTCGTGCAG GGGTGTGATGCATCACTGTTGCTGGACGGGTCTGCAAGCGGACCGAGTGAGAAGAACGCGCCTCCAAACCTGACGTTGAGGCCTCAAGCTTTTAAGATAATCAACGACCTGCGTGCTGCCATCGAGAAGAGTTGCCGCCAGGTTGTTTCCTGTGCTGACATCGTCGCTCTCGCTGCCCGCGACTCCATTTtcttg GCAGGCGGTCCCAACTACCGGGTTCCCTTGGGCAGGCGTGATGGTCTGAGCTTCGCCACCAGAGATGCAACTCTGGACAACCTCCCGGGTCCCCTCAGTAATGCCTCGGAACTTCTCGATGCACTCAGCAAGAAGAACCTAGATGCCACTGACCTAGTCGCACTCTCTGGAACCCACACGATCGGGATCAGCCATTGCACGTCGTTTGAAAATCGTCTGTACCCCACTCAAGATCCCACATTGGATCAGACCTTCGCCAGGAGGTTGTACAATCGGTGCCCGGCCCTAAACTCTACCAACACAACGAACCTGGACCTTCGATCACCAAACGTCTTCGATAACAAGTACTACGTTGATCTCATGAACCGTCAAGGCCTTCTAACGTCTGACCAGACTTTGTACACTGACCGCAGGACACGGCCTATCGTGACGAGCTTCGCGGTTAACCAGACATTGTTCTTTGAGAAGGTGTCGTTGGCAATGGTGAAGATGGGTCAGATGAGTGTTTTGACTGGGACCCAGGGGGAAATACGTACCAACTGTTCCGCACTCAATCCTGTACGCACGATCCTGTCAACAGTAGTGGATGGTAATGATGGGACGAACGCAGCATTTTAA